The stretch of DNA CTTGGTATATTTTTCCCAGTCGCTCGGAATAAATTCTTTGCCTGTTGTAAAATCGCTTTTAGCTTTATAAAGGGCTTCATTCCAAATTACTACGTAACCTTTTTTGAAGAACTTCCCTTCAGAAAAAGTAAGCTCATCAATTGTAGTAGGTGGAATATAATGACCGAAACATTTAGGCCAATCGGGACAACCCATCCCAGAACCTGTACTTCTTACCACACCACCTGCAAAAATTACAAGGTAAGTGAGCACAATTGTTATAAAACAAACGGATAAGAATTTTTTTTCGGATTTACTCTGCATTTCTGTATAAAAGTTGAGTACCTGATCAATAAATGATCAGATACTCAATTTTAATATTAATTAGATTCCTGAGCTTTTTGCTCTTCTGAAACCGATAAAGTTTTTGATGAATAGTGCTCATGTGTAAACTGAGCCTCATCTCCATGATATCCAAAATCATGAGGAGTATTTGAACTTACGGTTTCAGCCAATGTTACAGTTTGAGGGATGAAATCTTTTTCAGCTCCAGGTTTACTGTAATCATATGGCCAACGATAAACAGCAGGAATTTCACCTGGCCAGTTACCGTGGAAGTGCTCAACCGGAGTAGTCCACTCTAAAGTATTAGAGTTCCAAGGGTTTTGAGGAGCACGTTTACCTTTGAAAATGTTTACAAAGAAGTTATACAAGAATAAAACCTGCGCAATAGCACCTAAAATAGCTGCTAAAGTGATGAACTTATTCAATGATAACCATTTAGTGAACATTTCAAATTCAGTAAAGGTATAATAACGACGAGGAACACCGTCTAAGCCCATAAAGTGCATTGGGAAGAATACCAGGTAAGCAGAAATAAAGGTTAACCAGAAGTGTAAATAACCTAATTTGCTATCCATCATCTTACCAAACATTTTAGGATACCAGTGGTAAACACCCGCCAACATACCAAAGATTGCAGAACAACCCATTACGATGTGGAAGTGAGCAACTACGAAATATGTGTCGTGTAAGTTGATATCTAATGAAGGGTTTCCTAAGAACAGACCTGTTAAACCACCAGAGATGAAGAATGACACCAATCCGATAGCGAACAACATTGCAGGAGTAAAGTGAATATTACCTTTCCATAATGTTGCAAGGTAGTTAAAGGTTTTTACAGCAGAAGGAACCGCAATGATCAACGTAGTAAACATGAACACCGAACCTAAGAATGGGTTCATACCGGTTACAAACATGTGGTGTCCCCAAACGATGAACGAAAGGAACGAAATACCCAACAATGAACCGATCATTGCACGGTAACCAAAGATTGGTTTACGTGCATTAGTAGCGATGATCTCTGAAGTAAGACCTAAAGCAGGCATAATGATGATATATACCTCTGGGTGACCTAAGAACCAGAATAAGTGCTGGAATAAGATCGGGCTACCACCTGTATTAGGTAAAGCCTCTCCACCTAAGTAAATATCAGACAAGTAGAAACTTGTTCCGAAGCTGCGGTCAAAAATCAAAAGAATTACTGCTGCAAATAATACAGGGAATGACAATAGACCCAAAACAGCAGTTAAGAAGAACGCCCAGATAGTCAATGGCATACGAGTCATTGACATTCCTTTGGTACGCATATTTAATACAGTACTGATGTAGTTGATACCACCCATCAAAGATGAAGCGATGAACATTGCCATTGAGATCAACCACATTGTCATACCCACACCTGAACCAGGCATTGCTTTAGGCAAAGCAGATAACGGTGGATAAATTGTCCATCCCGGACCGGCAGGACCGGTTTCCACGAAGAATGAAGCAACCATCACAACGCTTGCCATAAAGAAGAACCAATATGAAAGCATGTTCATGAAAGGCGAAGCCATATCACGAGCACCAATTTGATAAGGGATCAGTAAATTTGAAAAGGTTCCACTTAAACCAGCTGTCAATACAAAAAATACCATGATGGTACCGTGTATTGTAACCAATGAAAGGTAAAACGCAGGATCTAAACGCCCACCAGCTCCCCATTTGCCCAAAAGTACTTCGAACAAAGGAAACTCTTTATCAGGCCATGCCAACTGGATACGGAAGATGATAGATAATATCATCCCGATTACACCCATAATAATACCGGTGATCAAAAACTGCTTGGCAATCATCTTGTGGTCCATACTAAAAACGTATTTCGACAAGAATGATTCATGGTGATGCCCGTGAGCATCGTGGCCATGAACATCGTGATGATGAACTGCCTCAGGAGAACTTATTGCTTGAGTAGCCATGGTAATACTATTTTTCTCTCTAATTATTTAATATTAATTGCCAATGATTTATTTGCCGCTACAGTATCTGCTTTTGTTGAATCAGCAGGAGCCGTTGCCGGAGTTGGAGCAGCAGGAGTTGGTTTTTCGTGCTTTTGAACCCAGAAAGGTTTTTGCTCTTTTAACCAAGCTCTGTATTCTTTTTCACTTACTACTTTGATTACAAACTTCATATTGAAGTGAGATGCACCACAAATCTTGTTACAGTACAATAAGTAATCAAATTTAGCATCGTTTACTTTTGAACGCATTTCATTAGTCGTAATGGTTGGAGTAAACGTAAAGTAAGTGTTCATACCAGGTACACAGTTCATCTGCACGCGGAAATGCGGCATATAAGCTGAGTGAATTACATCTTTTGCTCCAAATTGGAACTGTACCTGTTTATTTACTGGCAATACAATTTCTTGAGGGAAAAAGTCGTCGTGAGAAGTGCTGTCTTGATCAAACTTAACACCTAACACGTTATCACCACCAATTAAACGATAGTTACGAGCACCTAACACATTGTCTTTACCTGCATAGCGCACTGTCCATTTAAACTGTTCTGCAACAGCCTCAACTTTAATAGTGTTCGCTAAATCGCCTGGGTACATAATGGTTGTCCAGGTTTTCCAACCAAAGAACACCAAAATACTTAATACGATAGCAGGAACCAATGTCCAGATTTTCTCTAAATTGTCGTTGTGAGGATAGTAATAGGCTTTATGTCCTTTGCGATTTCTATAAAGGAAAACATAAAGGAATAATAAAACGTGAGTGATTACGAATACAGCGAAAGTGATGTAAAACGTAACATGCAACAGGTTATCCGTATCAACACCATGCTTTGAAGCAGGCTCTGGTAAAATCATTTTACCATGGTGAGCAAACTCCCAAAAAGCACCATATAAACCTAAGAAACCAATTGTAAGGAATAATGTTGCGTTGATTGAATTCCAGTTAATGCCTTTTTTCTTTCCGGTAGCAGAGGCTGTAAGTTCATACACTTTTAATGCACGACCAACTACACCAAGAATAAAACCGGCAGCAACAAACATTAATATGTAGAAAGCAACAGAAAGCCACATATCTGAGCGTGCAGCTGCCTTTGTAGCTTCAGCGCCAGCGTCGGTAGCTTTATCCTGCGCCATTGCTACATTAGTGATTAATGTAGCAAGAGCGGCAGAAGTAAAGAATGTTATTTTTTTAAGTATCGACATAGTTATAGGATAACGATTAGATATTTGGAATATGGTGGTGAGTACTCTCCTCGAGGTACGGATGGTTTTTAGGTGCCAAAGGTGCTTTGCTCAAACCTCTCAACATAAAGAATGTGAACAAACCTGCAAAACCGATCAAAGTACCAAACTCATAAAAACTGAATCCGCGTTCTGCACCAACAGATCCTGGCATAACCATTAAATAATAATCTAACCAGTGGCCCACAAGGATAATGATTGCAGCCCACTTCATAGTTTTGAAGTTACGCTTGCTATCGCTGGTCATTAACATAAGGAATGGAATCAAGAAGCAGATCACAATATCTAACCAGAATAGGAATTTATACTCAGGGGTCCAACGATTCACGAAATACGTTAACTCTTCCGGAATATTTGCATACCATATCAATAAGAACTGAGCAACCCAGGTATAAGTCCAGAAAATAGTAAAACCAAACATCAGTTTACCTAAGTCATGCAACTGACTTGTGTTAAACCAAGGTAAGTAACCATTTTCTTTTAACAGAATTGCCACTAAAGCAATTGCCGAAAGACCTGTAACCCATAAAGCTGCCAAATTCCACCAGCCAAACATTGTCGAGAACCAATGTGCTTCAACAGACATCATTGCATCGAACGCGAACAATGGGAAAGTGAAACCAAAGATCACTAAAAAGATAGCTGATACTTTAATACTTTGACTATAGTTGTTCATTCCACCCTCTAAGTCTTCACGTAAAGTGAATTTTCTCAAAAAGTAAACGAACGCTCCCCAAACGATCACATATAATGCAATACGGGTAAGGAAGAATGGCATATTTAACCATGCTGCTTTACCAGCGATCAGGTGATCATAGTGAGGACTATTAGGATCAGTAATTCCTTCTGCATGCCAGTGATGATATAATTGGTGAGTATATAATCCACCAAAGATAACCGCAAACAGAATTACACCCGCGAAAGGAATAACTGTAGTGAAAGCACTTGGAATACGCAATATGCTTGTTGCCCATCCTGCATTTGCTACATACTGAATTGCAATAAACATTGCACCAGCAAAACTTAAACAAGTCATATAGTATGCACAAACCAACAAGTTAGCCCAAGTACGTTCAGTATTTGTTGCAAAGCCAATACCTACACACACCACTCCAATAATAATTGCAGCAATGCTTAATGTTTTGGCTTTACCTGAAAACTCAAATTGTTTTGAAAGATCTAGTTGCATTGAATTTTAATTTAAAGTCCAAAAATTATTGTTTTTGAAGGAATTGAACATACTGAATTACTTTCCAACGCTCTGTAGCACTTAACTGAGAAGCATGAGAACCCATCGCTCCTTTACCATAAGTGATTGAATAGAACATTTTACCTTCTGACAAATCTTTCAGCTGAGCTGAATTATATGCCGGAGGAGCCGGAAATCCACCGTTTTTAACTACTTGTCCGTCAGCCATACCAGTTTTACCGTGACAGTGAGAACACATATTTAAAAACAACTGTTTACCTTCTGCTAAGCTAGCCTCAGTATGAGCAATAGGGCTTTTCAATTCAGCACCGGAAGCTTCATAACCTTCTGGTGTATGAGGATAATGGAACGATTCAAAATTTTGCGGAATAGTTCCGGCAACAGGAGTTTGAGCAGTTTTACCATCAGCAAAAGCAGCATTCTTTTGATCCGGATTGTAAGCAACAGGACGATACATCTGTGGAGCGTATTCAAATCCCGGATCACGTTTAACCTTTGAGCAGGAAGTCAAAGCAACTGCGGCGGTTAAACCCATTACTAAAACGCCTCTCATTTTATTTTTTAACATAATCATTGGCAATTAAAACGTTTTGTATTTAACCTCTACAGCACCTGACTGTGTAAATAAATTAGCTAAAGCTTCTTCGTTGTTTGTATCTACTTCGATAGCTACAACAAAACGATCGTCTGTTGCACGCTCATCCATAACTCTTGGAGTAGCCCCAGGAATTAAACGATTAGCCATGAAGAAGGTGAAACCCATACCGAATGAAGCAAACAATACGGTCCACTCAAACAAGATTGGAATGAAACTCACAATTGGGAAATTTGGTTTACCACCAATATCCATCGGCCAATCATAAGTGATCATGTACCACATCATCAGGAATGCCAATGAGAAACCTAAACAACCGAAGCAAAATGCTGCGATAGGCAGGCGTGAACGTGGAACAAAAAATACGTTCTCTAAACCGTGAACAGGATAAGGAGTGTAAACGTCGTAAATCTTTTGTCCTTTGTTCTGAATTGATGTGATGCCTGATTTCAGTACATCCTCATCGTCGAATAATCCGATGGCGAATTTTTTATTCTTCATTTGACTCTCCTTTCTTGATACTAGCAGTTGTAGCTATTACAACGTGCTCAGTAGCATGTGAGTGGTGTTTTGCTTTTAATTTTGCCTCTTCACTTGAGTGTTTCAATAATAACTTCACCTCTGCCATCGCAACCGAAGGAAGGTAACGGATGAACAATAAGAATAAGGTGAAGAATAAACCTATCGAACCAACGTATAAACCAACGTCAACCACTGTAGGAGTAAACATTGCCCATGAAGATGGTAAGTAATCTCTGTGAAGTGAGGTTACGATAATTACGAAACGCTCGAACCACATACCAATGTTTACTACAATTGAAATAATGAAGGTAAACACTAAACTGGTACGTAATTTTTTGAACCACATTAACTGAGGTGAAATTACGTTACAAGTCATCATTGTCCAGTATGCCCACCAGTAAGGACCGGCAACACGGTTTAAGAATGCATATTGTTCGTATTCAACACCTGAGTACCATGCGATGAATAACTCAGTAAGGTATGCAACACCTACGATAGAACCCGTTACCAAGATGATGATATTCATCAATTCAATGTGATAAAGGGTAATATAGTTTTCTAGTTTTAATACTACACGAGCAATCAATAACAGGGTTTGTACCATTGCAAAACCAGAGAAAATCGCACCAGCAACGAAGTAAGGAGGGAAAATGGTCGTGTGCCATCCCGGAATTACCGAAGTTGCAAAGTCAAATGATACAATGGTGTGTACAGAAAGTACTAGTGGAGTTGAGATACCAGAAAGAATCAAAGAGATTGACTCAAAACGGATCCAACTGCGAGCTGATGAAGTCCAGCCCATACTTAAAACTGAATATACTTGTTTGCGAACACCTGTAGCACGGTCACGAACAGTAGCGATATCAGGCAACAAACCAACAAACCAGAATAAACACGATACCGAGAAATAGGTCGAGATCGCGAATACGTCCCAGATAAGTGGAGAGTTAAAGTTTACCCATAATGAACCGAACTGATTCGGTAAAGGGAAAGCCCAGTATGCCAACCATGGACGGCCCATGTGAGCAATAATATAAGTAGCAGCACAGATAACGGCGAAGATAGTCATCGCCTCTGCTGAACGGTTAATTGAGTTACGCCAACTCTGACGGAATAGTAATAGTACCGCAGAAATCAAGGTTCCCGCGTGACCGATACCAACCCACCAAACGAAGTTGGTAATATCCCATGCCCATCCTACGGTTTTATTCAAACCCCAGGCGCCAAGACCAACCCACGTAGTGTAACCAAAACTGATTAACCATAAAACCAACCCTGCGAAGGCCAGGGAAAAACCTATCCACCACGCCTTTGTTGGCTTGTTTTCGAGCGGGCGGCAAACATCTTCGGTAATGGTATGCATGGTTGGCGTACCGGTTACCAAAGGCTTTCTAATAATTGACTCGTGCATAATATCGTGAGTTTAGAAACTTTAAAATTATGAATGACTCTCTGCTTTAGCCTCGTGACCGTGACCTCCATGACCATGTTCCGAAACTTTTTCTTTGTTACGAACAGCGGTTAAGTAGCCGATACCAGGTTGAACACCGATTGATTCTAATACGTAGAACGTACGCTCATTGTGAAGTAATTTCGATACTTCACTGTTTGGATCATTGATATCACCAAAAATGATAGCGTTTGAAGGACAAGATTGCTGACAAGCAGTTTTGATATCTCCATCTTTTAACGGACGGTTTTCCATCTTAGCTTGTAGTTTACCAGCCTGAATACGTTGTACGCACATAGAACATTTTTCCATAACACCACGTGAACGAACGGTAACATCAGGATTTAACACTAATTTACCCATTGGATTGTTCATATAGTAATCAAATTTGTCATTATCAGCGTAGTTGAACCAGTTGAAACGACGAACTTTGTATGGACAGTTGTTTGCGCAGTAACGAGTACCGAAACAACGGTTATAAGCCATTTGATTTAAACCTTCTGAAGAGTGCATGGTTGCCAATACCGGACAAACAGTCTCACAAGGAGCGTGATCACAGTGCTGACAAAGCATCGGCTGGTGAATTACTTCAATGGCCTCTTCTTTGCTGTCTTTGCCCATGTAACCTTCTGTACCTTCTGATACTTCTGAATAGTAGCGGTCAATACGTAACCAGTGCATTTCACGACGACGGCGAACCTCATCACGACCAACTACTGCAACGTTGTTTTCAATGTTACAGCTGATGATACATGAACCACAACCTGTACAAGCGTTCAGGTCGATAGCCATACCCCAGTGGTGACCTCTTTTCTCTTTGTCTTCCCACAGGTTTAATAACTTAAGGTTACCATGTTTATCACGTTTAGCATTACCTTTTTCATCAGTTTCAGCCAAAGTTGATAGATCATGATGACCGTGACTTCCAGCTGAAGGATCTTTAGCATATTCAGAAACTGTAGTTTCTCTTACGATATCACGACCTTCAATTGAATGGTGAGTTTGAGTTTGTGCTAACTCATAAGAATCACCAGTTTTTCTGATTGTAACTGCGTTAAAGTTTTGCAAGCTTCCATTAACAACACTTACAAATGGGAACGCATTCTTACCCACTTCGTTACCTGCCTTACCTGCATCAGTACGACCATAACCTAAAGCGATAGAAGCTGTAGCATATGCCTGACCAGGTTGTAACAACACTGGTAAAGTTACGCTATATCCAGCACCTTTAACCTCTAATACATCACCTTCTTTAATACCTTGCTCTTTTGCATATTTAGGAGAAATAGCAACGTAGTTATCCCAAGTAACTTTTGAAATAGGATCAGGACATTCTTGCAATAACGGATTATTAGCATTGCGTCCATCACCAAGGTTCGTATGTTTATAAACAGTTAACTCTACTTTGCCTGCTTCAGCTTTGCTGTTACTGGTAATAGTTGAAATAACTGTACTTAAGTCTTTAGTGAATGTATAAGGTTGAGCCGGAGCACCTGCAGTTTTAACAAAACCTGCACGTAACAAATCGTCCCATTGAACCTGGAATACTCCTGCACCTACCTGAGGGAAAATAGTGGTATTCCAAACATTTTTCACATAATCAATATACTCTACTGTATTGTTAGCCCAAACTAATAAGCTTTTCTGAGCTGAACGAGTATCATAAATTGGATTGATAGTTGGCTGACCAATCAAGAACACACCTTTGCGAGGCTCTGCATCAGTCCACGCTTCTAATGAGTGGTGATCAGGAGCAATTACGTCAAAACCTTTAGCTGTTTCATCTTCACGCTCAGCAAAAGAAACTTTTAAAGCTACTTTCTTTAAACCTGCTGCGAAATCAGCTGCTTTAGGATACGAGTAAAGTGGGTTAACACCGTATATAAATAATGCACCTACTTCGCCTCTGTTCATTTCATTTACTAATTCAATTACTTCAGCATCACTACCTTTATATAATTGACTAGCATTATCTAAATCGATTGTTGTACCGTAGTTACCCAACAATGAGTTAATAGCATTTACAAGGATTTGAGTAGAAACATCATTTGAACCTGCAACAACTAGTGATTTTCCTTTGTTATCCCAAAGTTCTTTAGCTGTTTTAGCAATGATGTTACCTGCAAATTCAGGAGTTTCAACACTGAAAGACTGAACTCCAGCCAATTTTGCAATGTTGTTGTATAAACCGATAAGTGCTAAACCTGATTGTGAAGGACGAACAGGAATACGAACGTCAGCATTAGAACCAGTCAATGACAATTCAGTTTCAAACTGAATGTGACGTGACATAGCTTTATGCGCTTTTAAGTAAGCAGCGTTACGTTTTGAAGCATATTGACGAGCAAATTCTACCGGTGAAATCCAGCTACCTAAGAAATCGGCACCGAAACTCACGATAACATCTGCGTTCTCAAATTTATAAGTAGGAACTACTGCTTTCTCGAAACTGTTTTTGTTTGCGTTGATAATACCAGAGTACGAAACTGCATCATAAGTAACTTGTTTTGCAGTTGGGTACGTTTTGATAAAATCAGCAATAACAGCATTTGTAGTAGGGCTGTTGATTGAATCTGTTAAGATAACAACCTTTTTGCCACTTGCAGCAACCTTGGTTAATTGCTCTTTAACAAAGGTATCAACATCTTCCCATGAAGATTCGCGACCTTTTAATAAAGGTGATTGTAATTTAGTAGAATCATAAAGGTCAATTACTGAAGCATGACCTGCTGCATCAACACCACCCTGACCGATTGGACAGCTTGGATTACCTTCTACCTTGATCGGACGACCTTCGCGGGTTTTAACTAAGATACCATAACCATCTTTTGCGATACCAGTATAGTAGTTAGGAATACCCGGAGTAATTTCCTCCGGTTTAATTAAGTAAGGAACAGCCTTATTTACAGGAGTTTTGTTACATGCAGCTAATGCTACCGCACCTACACCAAAACCCAGTGACTTTAAGAAATCGCGACGAGGCATAACCGAGTTATCACTCGCTTTACCTGAAAGGATCTCTTCAATTGGTAAGTCTTCAGCAAATTCTCTTTTCTGTAAAGCTTCAAACTCAGGCGTAGGATTCAACTCCTCTAAACCTTTCCAGTATGTTTTGTTATTGCTTTCCATTTATAATCGTAAGAGTCTTTTAATAATTAATAATGACATTTAGCACACTCAAGGCCACCCATTTCGGCAACGGTAACTTTCTCACCCTTCTTGATTCGCTCATGAAGTTCAACCATACCGTCATAATAGTGGTTCTTAGGAGCATGTTTCATTTCTGTACTACGGTGACAGTCAACACACCATTTCATGGTTAACTGAGATGCCTGGAATACTTCGTCCATTTTGGCAATTT from Solitalea canadensis DSM 3403 encodes:
- a CDS encoding c-type cytochrome encodes the protein MLKNKMRGVLVMGLTAAVALTSCSKVKRDPGFEYAPQMYRPVAYNPDQKNAAFADGKTAQTPVAGTIPQNFESFHYPHTPEGYEASGAELKSPIAHTEASLAEGKQLFLNMCSHCHGKTGMADGQVVKNGGFPAPPAYNSAQLKDLSEGKMFYSITYGKGAMGSHASQLSATERWKVIQYVQFLQKQ
- the nrfD gene encoding NrfD/PsrC family molybdoenzyme membrane anchor subunit codes for the protein MHESIIRKPLVTGTPTMHTITEDVCRPLENKPTKAWWIGFSLAFAGLVLWLISFGYTTWVGLGAWGLNKTVGWAWDITNFVWWVGIGHAGTLISAVLLLFRQSWRNSINRSAEAMTIFAVICAATYIIAHMGRPWLAYWAFPLPNQFGSLWVNFNSPLIWDVFAISTYFSVSCLFWFVGLLPDIATVRDRATGVRKQVYSVLSMGWTSSARSWIRFESISLILSGISTPLVLSVHTIVSFDFATSVIPGWHTTIFPPYFVAGAIFSGFAMVQTLLLIARVVLKLENYITLYHIELMNIIILVTGSIVGVAYLTELFIAWYSGVEYEQYAFLNRVAGPYWWAYWTMMTCNVISPQLMWFKKLRTSLVFTFIISIVVNIGMWFERFVIIVTSLHRDYLPSSWAMFTPTVVDVGLYVGSIGLFFTLFLLFIRYLPSVAMAEVKLLLKHSSEEAKLKAKHHSHATEHVVIATTASIKKGESNEE
- a CDS encoding DUF3341 domain-containing protein, which codes for MKNKKFAIGLFDDEDVLKSGITSIQNKGQKIYDVYTPYPVHGLENVFFVPRSRLPIAAFCFGCLGFSLAFLMMWYMITYDWPMDIGGKPNFPIVSFIPILFEWTVLFASFGMGFTFFMANRLIPGATPRVMDERATDDRFVVAIEVDTNNEEALANLFTQSGAVEVKYKTF
- a CDS encoding TAT-variant-translocated molybdopterin oxidoreductase, encoding MESNNKTYWKGLEELNPTPEFEALQKREFAEDLPIEEILSGKASDNSVMPRRDFLKSLGFGVGAVALAACNKTPVNKAVPYLIKPEEITPGIPNYYTGIAKDGYGILVKTREGRPIKVEGNPSCPIGQGGVDAAGHASVIDLYDSTKLQSPLLKGRESSWEDVDTFVKEQLTKVAASGKKVVILTDSINSPTTNAVIADFIKTYPTAKQVTYDAVSYSGIINANKNSFEKAVVPTYKFENADVIVSFGADFLGSWISPVEFARQYASKRNAAYLKAHKAMSRHIQFETELSLTGSNADVRIPVRPSQSGLALIGLYNNIAKLAGVQSFSVETPEFAGNIIAKTAKELWDNKGKSLVVAGSNDVSTQILVNAINSLLGNYGTTIDLDNASQLYKGSDAEVIELVNEMNRGEVGALFIYGVNPLYSYPKAADFAAGLKKVALKVSFAEREDETAKGFDVIAPDHHSLEAWTDAEPRKGVFLIGQPTINPIYDTRSAQKSLLVWANNTVEYIDYVKNVWNTTIFPQVGAGVFQVQWDDLLRAGFVKTAGAPAQPYTFTKDLSTVISTITSNSKAEAGKVELTVYKHTNLGDGRNANNPLLQECPDPISKVTWDNYVAISPKYAKEQGIKEGDVLEVKGAGYSVTLPVLLQPGQAYATASIALGYGRTDAGKAGNEVGKNAFPFVSVVNGSLQNFNAVTIRKTGDSYELAQTQTHHSIEGRDIVRETTVSEYAKDPSAGSHGHHDLSTLAETDEKGNAKRDKHGNLKLLNLWEDKEKRGHHWGMAIDLNACTGCGSCIISCNIENNVAVVGRDEVRRRREMHWLRIDRYYSEVSEGTEGYMGKDSKEEAIEVIHQPMLCQHCDHAPCETVCPVLATMHSSEGLNQMAYNRCFGTRYCANNCPYKVRRFNWFNYADNDKFDYYMNNPMGKLVLNPDVTVRSRGVMEKCSMCVQRIQAGKLQAKMENRPLKDGDIKTACQQSCPSNAIIFGDINDPNSEVSKLLHNERTFYVLESIGVQPGIGYLTAVRNKEKVSEHGHGGHGHEAKAESHS
- a CDS encoding cytochrome c oxidase subunit I is translated as MATQAISSPEAVHHHDVHGHDAHGHHHESFLSKYVFSMDHKMIAKQFLITGIIMGVIGMILSIIFRIQLAWPDKEFPLFEVLLGKWGAGGRLDPAFYLSLVTIHGTIMVFFVLTAGLSGTFSNLLIPYQIGARDMASPFMNMLSYWFFFMASVVMVASFFVETGPAGPGWTIYPPLSALPKAMPGSGVGMTMWLISMAMFIASSLMGGINYISTVLNMRTKGMSMTRMPLTIWAFFLTAVLGLLSFPVLFAAVILLIFDRSFGTSFYLSDIYLGGEALPNTGGSPILFQHLFWFLGHPEVYIIIMPALGLTSEIIATNARKPIFGYRAMIGSLLGISFLSFIVWGHHMFVTGMNPFLGSVFMFTTLIIAVPSAVKTFNYLATLWKGNIHFTPAMLFAIGLVSFFISGGLTGLFLGNPSLDINLHDTYFVVAHFHIVMGCSAIFGMLAGVYHWYPKMFGKMMDSKLGYLHFWLTFISAYLVFFPMHFMGLDGVPRRYYTFTEFEMFTKWLSLNKFITLAAILGAIAQVLFLYNFFVNIFKGKRAPQNPWNSNTLEWTTPVEHFHGNWPGEIPAVYRWPYDYSKPGAEKDFIPQTVTLAETVSSNTPHDFGYHGDEAQFTHEHYSSKTLSVSEEQKAQESN
- a CDS encoding cytochrome c oxidase subunit II; this translates as MSILKKITFFTSAALATLITNVAMAQDKATDAGAEATKAAARSDMWLSVAFYILMFVAAGFILGVVGRALKVYELTASATGKKKGINWNSINATLFLTIGFLGLYGAFWEFAHHGKMILPEPASKHGVDTDNLLHVTFYITFAVFVITHVLLFLYVFLYRNRKGHKAYYYPHNDNLEKIWTLVPAIVLSILVFFGWKTWTTIMYPGDLANTIKVEAVAEQFKWTVRYAGKDNVLGARNYRLIGGDNVLGVKFDQDSTSHDDFFPQEIVLPVNKQVQFQFGAKDVIHSAYMPHFRVQMNCVPGMNTYFTFTPTITTNEMRSKVNDAKFDYLLYCNKICGASHFNMKFVIKVVSEKEYRAWLKEQKPFWVQKHEKPTPAAPTPATAPADSTKADTVAANKSLAINIK